Proteins encoded in a region of the Flavobacteriales bacterium genome:
- a CDS encoding adenosylhomocysteinase — protein sequence MESKVEKLAYKVKDIALAEWGRKEIKLAEAEMPGLMSLREEFGQEKPLKGARIAGCLHMTIQTAVLIETLIELGAEVSWSSCNIFSTQDHAASAIAAANIPVYAWKGMNEEEFDWCIEQTLFAFEGGKPLNMILDDGGDLTNMVFDRYPELAEGINGLSEETTTGVLRLFDRERNGTLYTPAININDSVTKSKFDNKYGCRESLVDGIRRATDVMIAGKVAVVAGFGDVGKGSAESLRGAGARVIVAEIDPICALQAAMEGFEVKKMMDAVPEADIIVTATGNKDIVRGEHFEIMKDKAIVCNIGHFDNEIDVAWLNDNWGETKDTIKPQVDKYTVGNHDIILLAEGRLINLGCATGHPSFVMSASFTNQVIAQMELWNHIDKYEKKVYTLPKHLDEKVARLHLAKIGVELDELSNEQAKYIGVPVAGPYKPDYYRY from the coding sequence ATGGAATCTAAAGTGGAAAAATTAGCTTATAAAGTGAAAGACATTGCCCTAGCAGAATGGGGTAGAAAAGAAATTAAATTGGCAGAAGCAGAGATGCCCGGCCTAATGTCCTTGAGAGAAGAATTTGGTCAAGAAAAACCTCTTAAAGGCGCACGTATTGCAGGTTGTTTGCATATGACTATTCAAACGGCTGTACTAATAGAAACACTCATTGAGCTCGGTGCTGAAGTGAGTTGGTCTTCATGTAATATTTTTTCCACTCAAGATCATGCTGCATCAGCTATTGCAGCTGCCAACATTCCAGTGTATGCTTGGAAAGGCATGAACGAAGAAGAATTTGACTGGTGTATAGAGCAAACATTATTTGCTTTTGAAGGCGGTAAGCCCCTAAATATGATTCTTGATGATGGTGGTGACCTCACAAATATGGTGTTTGATAGATATCCTGAATTAGCTGAAGGCATTAATGGTCTTTCTGAAGAAACAACAACAGGAGTGTTGAGGTTATTTGATAGAGAAAGAAACGGTACTTTATATACCCCAGCTATAAATATCAACGATTCAGTAACAAAGTCTAAGTTTGACAATAAATATGGTTGTAGAGAATCCTTAGTGGATGGAATCCGTAGGGCTACTGATGTAATGATAGCAGGAAAGGTAGCAGTTGTAGCTGGTTTTGGAGATGTTGGTAAAGGCTCTGCTGAATCTTTGAGAGGAGCAGGAGCAAGAGTAATCGTAGCAGAAATTGACCCTATATGTGCTCTACAAGCCGCTATGGAAGGTTTTGAAGTAAAGAAAATGATGGATGCTGTGCCAGAAGCTGATATTATTGTTACTGCAACAGGCAACAAAGATATTGTTAGAGGTGAGCATTTTGAAATTATGAAAGATAAAGCCATCGTCTGTAACATTGGTCACTTCGACAATGAGATAGATGTTGCTTGGTTAAATGATAACTGGGGAGAGACTAAAGATACCATCAAGCCTCAAGTTGATAAATATACTGTTGGCAATCACGATATTATTTTGTTGGCAGAAGGTCGTTTAATCAATCTTGGTTGTGCTACTGGTCATCCATCTTTTGTGATGTCTGCTTCTTTCACCAATCAAGTGATTGCTCAAATGGAGTTGTGGAATCACATCGATAAGTATGAAAAGAAAGTCTACACACTACCTAAACACCTTGACGAAAAGGTAGCTCGTCTGCACTTGGCTAAGATTGGCGTAGAATTAGATGAGCTAAGTAATGAACAAGCAAAATATATTGGTGTGCCTGTTGCTGGTCCTTACAAACCAGACTATTACAGGTACTAA
- a CDS encoding T9SS type A sorting domain-containing protein, with translation MLKSTTFFLICSFFSVQLFAQCVPDESFVPIGANYGLSPDTLATAYVNQSYNQDLTFVLPLDTLVEIEGFGENLIAFEDYHITSISLPIGLSWECNNSQNNCHYDPTISQYGCVNLYGVPLEYGEFNVDVNVVATHELSWAVGTEEISFSLPLTILPNISANSGFAMTNFSGCAPLTVDFINNNPDLAAYSWDFGNGNVSNLENPSSQLYTEPGVYEVHYTAHSSIEPFYFLTSIQVSNASGWGQDAEDVFGDPDPYFYLFDEEGNQIYSSSVQVDNSFPVSWDLDNILLTNQSYSVQVWDQDGVFTGDDNLGSVSFDGYSSSSTLTNGDLVVEYTILEVQPTPFADVVDTIYVYDSPNQPSFSYDEENVILSLDSDSLDVSYQWYYINSPIPNANNTTHIPSNSGFYYVLATNDFGCSTPSQDEIIVVCDDFAPELELNSDTISYMQSSIFEYQWFYEGEQMLDQSSSYIIAEQEGTYSLLLLDQWGCKYNSNEVFFSLASLYDYNLNKLSVFPNPASNYLDVKIDDEQSFYLLELFDMQGRKVLSQQLWDVKNRLDIQHLERGTYMLKAYSKGQQLTKRIVLN, from the coding sequence ATGTTAAAATCCACTACATTTTTTCTGATTTGCAGCTTTTTTAGTGTACAGCTTTTTGCTCAATGTGTGCCCGATGAAAGTTTTGTTCCAATAGGTGCTAATTATGGTTTATCACCAGATACATTAGCTACGGCTTATGTTAATCAAAGTTATAACCAAGACTTAACTTTTGTTTTACCTCTTGACACTTTAGTTGAAATAGAAGGTTTTGGCGAAAACCTAATTGCTTTTGAAGATTATCACATCACTTCTATATCCTTGCCAATAGGTTTGTCATGGGAATGCAACAATTCTCAGAATAATTGCCATTATGACCCTACAATCAGTCAGTACGGTTGCGTTAATCTTTACGGCGTACCATTGGAATATGGTGAATTTAATGTTGACGTTAATGTTGTGGCAACTCACGAATTGTCTTGGGCGGTAGGCACTGAGGAAATCAGTTTCAGTTTACCTTTAACCATTCTTCCCAATATTTCTGCCAATAGTGGTTTTGCTATGACTAACTTTTCAGGTTGTGCGCCCCTCACCGTTGATTTCATCAATAATAACCCAGACCTAGCTGCCTATTCGTGGGATTTTGGCAATGGTAACGTATCCAATTTAGAAAATCCAAGTTCGCAATTGTACACAGAGCCGGGTGTTTATGAAGTGCATTATACGGCTCATTCTTCAATCGAACCTTTCTATTTCTTAACTTCTATACAAGTCAGTAATGCTTCAGGATGGGGGCAAGATGCTGAGGACGTTTTTGGCGATCCAGACCCATATTTTTATCTGTTTGATGAAGAAGGTAATCAGATTTATTCTTCTAGTGTTCAGGTCGATAATTCTTTTCCCGTTTCATGGGATTTAGACAATATACTATTAACTAATCAAAGCTATTCTGTACAAGTCTGGGATCAAGATGGTGTCTTTACGGGTGATGATAATCTGGGATCTGTTAGTTTTGATGGATACTCCAGTTCTTCAACCTTAACCAATGGCGATTTGGTGGTGGAATATACTATTTTGGAAGTTCAGCCAACGCCATTTGCTGATGTTGTCGATACTATATATGTCTATGATTCTCCAAATCAGCCTAGCTTTTCTTATGATGAAGAAAATGTTATTCTTTCTTTAGATTCGGACTCATTAGATGTGAGTTATCAATGGTATTATATCAATAGTCCTATTCCAAACGCTAATAATACCACTCACATTCCTAGCAACTCTGGATTTTATTATGTCTTAGCGACTAATGATTTTGGTTGTTCTACTCCTTCACAAGATGAAATTATTGTGGTTTGTGATGATTTTGCTCCTGAGCTAGAATTGAATTCGGATACTATAAGTTATATGCAGTCTTCCATCTTCGAATACCAATGGTTTTATGAAGGGGAACAGATGTTAGATCAAAGCTCGTCATATATCATTGCCGAGCAAGAAGGCACTTATAGTTTGCTTTTGCTTGATCAGTGGGGCTGTAAATACAATTCTAATGAAGTGTTTTTTAGTCTGGCATCTCTTTATGATTATAATCTAAATAAGCTATCAGTTTTTCCTAATCCAGCTTCCAATTATTTAGATGTTAAAATTGATGATGAGCAGTCATTTTACCTCTTAGAGTTATTCGATATGCAAGGTCGAAAAGTACTCAGTCAGCAATTATGGGACGTCAAAAATCGTCTTGACATACAACATTTAGAAAGAGGTACTTATATGTTAAAGGCGTATTCTAAAGGACAGCAATTAACAAAGCGTATCGTTCTGAATTAA
- a CDS encoding carboxypeptidase-like regulatory domain-containing protein gives MFNKLYLLLVGLIFTSSSIFAQSGSLEGKITDKNTGETVPFANVVAKRNGNQVAGVTTDFDGNYTIKPLDPGTYDLIVSFVGYGQVTLEGIVVSSNKITFRDVQLSEGIDIEEVVIKDEKPLLDPDNLGGKTVTSEEIRSMPTRSVTSVAATAAGVYQSDEGSSVNVRGSRSEATDYYVDGVKVRGSLALPQSAIEQITVMSSGLSAMYGDATGGIISVTSKGPSNQLYGGAEVVSSHMFDDYNYGLLGFGLSGPIYKEIKEDGSKGRAILGYFLAGEFRNIDDASPSAVGVWKIKDDKLEELKENLFVAVPNQQSSSIGLLSNATFLRADDFENVQAKMNTNSSGFNLSAKLDFKPTLKTNLTLGGAVSHSVDHPFVYTYSLLNWQNNSEEERNTWRTYARFTQRFGAQEGDEESASNIKNAYYNITVDYTRNDFERRNPNHGQDLFRYGHVGKFNTYKDRFYTFGEDTASGVNGFIHRGFIDTLMTFDGSNSSNPDLAAYTQQYYDMFSENELQSLSFGGNGNRGVIRTANDLGELGLLNGQGPRNVYSLYYNYGDQYGSYGKQQAEQFSIRANGSADIKDHAIQFGFEYEKRTDRSWFVAPNSLWGLARQLTNFHILELDLANPQFNALGTYDQVYYNRLVNTNAQSRFDASLREKYNIAPDEFIDIDSYDPDQLSIDMFSADELNENGLVSYYGYDYKGDELNSAASIEDFFSEKNDKEDFTRNIGAFEPIYTAGYIQDKFAFDDLIFSIGLRVDRYDANQSVLADEYCLYDTYTASSNVPLLSGDYTRPAGIGDDYVVYVNDLDNPTEVVGYRNGQDWFDENGEAITDPKILAQASTTGQITPYLVNSEDSIPVFKDFEPQTDFSPRISFSFPISDEAQFFAHYDVLTQRPPTGNRLNPISYLYLAETVNAFVNNPNLKSEKTVDFELGFAQTLNLNSSLTLSAFYRELRDMIQVVKTNYSYPVSYLTYGNIDFSTVKGFSALYEMRRSGNVSMSANYTLQFANGTGSSSSSALSLVNTGQPNLRTTIPLSYDQRHAFNLSMDYRFDSGKDYNGPVWFNKQVLANAGANFIIIAGSGTPYSRQSNITQDGAFGINQRSTLDGSLNGSRNPWTVRINTKINKRFSLDVGQLDNKKKLGFNVYLQVQNLLNTKNVRSVYRATGNPDDDGYLSDASAQTDINAQNDPQSFRDMYMMKINNPSNYSLPRMARLGIEINF, from the coding sequence ATGTTCAATAAATTATACTTGCTTCTAGTGGGCTTGATTTTTACTAGCTCATCTATCTTCGCTCAGTCGGGCTCTTTAGAAGGAAAAATTACTGATAAAAATACTGGAGAAACGGTACCCTTTGCCAATGTTGTTGCCAAAAGAAATGGCAACCAAGTTGCAGGTGTTACTACTGATTTTGATGGTAATTATACCATTAAGCCTCTTGATCCTGGTACTTACGACCTAATCGTATCTTTTGTGGGATATGGTCAAGTGACTCTAGAGGGGATTGTGGTTTCTTCCAACAAAATAACATTTAGAGATGTTCAATTATCTGAGGGTATTGATATTGAAGAAGTAGTTATTAAAGATGAAAAACCACTTTTAGATCCCGATAACTTGGGAGGTAAAACGGTAACTAGTGAAGAAATTCGTTCTATGCCTACTCGAAGTGTGACTTCTGTTGCCGCTACGGCAGCTGGTGTTTACCAATCTGATGAAGGTTCTTCTGTTAATGTTAGGGGTTCTCGTTCAGAAGCAACAGACTATTATGTCGATGGTGTTAAGGTAAGAGGAAGTTTAGCTTTACCACAAAGTGCCATTGAGCAAATTACGGTTATGTCAAGTGGTCTATCTGCTATGTATGGTGATGCTACAGGTGGTATAATTAGTGTAACGTCAAAAGGTCCATCAAACCAATTGTACGGTGGTGCTGAAGTTGTTTCTTCTCACATGTTTGACGATTATAATTATGGTCTTCTCGGTTTTGGTTTGTCAGGACCAATCTATAAAGAAATTAAGGAAGACGGTTCTAAAGGTAGAGCTATCTTAGGTTACTTCTTAGCTGGTGAATTTAGAAACATCGACGATGCTAGTCCTTCAGCAGTAGGGGTTTGGAAAATAAAAGACGATAAACTAGAGGAGTTGAAAGAAAATCTTTTTGTTGCTGTACCTAATCAACAATCTTCTTCCATTGGTTTATTGAGTAACGCTACTTTTTTAAGAGCCGATGATTTTGAAAATGTTCAAGCGAAAATGAATACTAACTCTAGTGGATTCAATTTATCTGCTAAATTAGACTTCAAGCCAACACTCAAAACAAATCTAACTTTAGGAGGTGCAGTAAGTCATTCCGTTGATCATCCATTTGTTTACACTTATTCTTTACTGAATTGGCAAAATAATTCTGAAGAAGAAAGAAACACTTGGAGAACATACGCTAGATTTACGCAACGTTTTGGTGCTCAAGAAGGTGATGAGGAGTCTGCTTCTAATATCAAAAATGCTTACTACAATATTACTGTAGATTATACTAGAAATGATTTTGAAAGAAGAAATCCAAATCATGGACAAGACTTATTTAGATATGGTCACGTGGGTAAATTCAATACTTATAAAGATAGATTCTACACCTTTGGAGAAGATACTGCAAGTGGTGTAAATGGATTTATTCATAGAGGCTTTATTGATACCTTAATGACTTTTGATGGTAGCAATTCATCTAATCCTGATTTAGCAGCTTATACTCAACAATACTATGATATGTTTAGTGAAAACGAATTGCAAAGTTTGTCTTTCGGAGGTAATGGTAATAGAGGAGTAATAAGAACAGCTAATGATTTAGGAGAACTAGGACTTCTTAACGGTCAAGGCCCTAGAAATGTATATTCTTTATACTATAACTATGGCGATCAGTACGGTTCTTATGGAAAACAACAAGCAGAACAATTCTCTATACGGGCAAATGGTTCGGCCGATATAAAGGACCACGCTATTCAATTTGGATTTGAATATGAGAAAAGAACGGATAGAAGCTGGTTTGTTGCTCCAAACTCACTCTGGGGTCTGGCTAGACAATTAACCAATTTCCATATTTTAGAATTAGACTTAGCCAACCCACAATTCAATGCTTTGGGTACCTACGACCAAGTGTACTACAATCGTTTAGTTAATACGAATGCTCAATCTCGTTTTGATGCTAGTTTGAGGGAAAAATACAACATAGCACCTGATGAGTTTATCGATATAGATTCGTATGACCCTGATCAATTATCTATAGACATGTTTAGTGCCGATGAGCTAAACGAAAATGGCTTAGTATCTTATTATGGTTATGACTATAAAGGTGATGAATTGAATTCTGCCGCATCTATTGAAGATTTCTTTTCTGAAAAAAATGACAAGGAAGATTTCACAAGAAACATAGGTGCTTTCGAACCTATCTATACTGCTGGTTATATACAAGACAAATTTGCTTTTGATGATTTAATTTTCAGTATCGGTTTACGTGTAGATCGTTATGACGCTAACCAATCTGTTTTAGCTGATGAATATTGCTTGTATGATACTTATACTGCTAGTTCAAATGTACCATTACTTAGTGGGGATTATACAAGACCAGCAGGTATTGGTGATGACTATGTAGTTTATGTCAATGATCTAGATAATCCTACTGAGGTAGTTGGTTATCGTAACGGTCAAGATTGGTTTGATGAGAATGGAGAGGCTATTACTGACCCAAAAATACTGGCTCAAGCTTCAACAACAGGTCAGATTACACCATATCTTGTAAATTCTGAAGATAGTATACCTGTCTTTAAAGATTTCGAGCCTCAAACTGATTTTTCACCAAGGATTTCCTTTTCTTTTCCTATTTCTGATGAGGCGCAATTCTTTGCTCACTACGATGTCTTGACACAAAGACCTCCAACAGGAAATAGGTTAAACCCTATCAGTTACTTATATTTAGCAGAAACGGTAAATGCATTTGTTAACAACCCTAACTTGAAATCTGAAAAGACAGTTGACTTTGAATTAGGATTTGCTCAAACCCTGAATTTAAATTCATCATTAACACTATCTGCATTTTACAGAGAGTTAAGAGACATGATTCAAGTGGTTAAGACCAATTACTCTTATCCAGTTTCATACTTGACTTACGGAAACATTGACTTTAGTACGGTAAAAGGTTTTTCTGCTTTGTATGAAATGAGAAGAAGTGGAAACGTATCTATGTCTGCTAACTATACCTTGCAATTTGCAAACGGTACAGGTTCTTCATCATCTTCAGCTTTGAGCTTAGTAAATACGGGACAACCAAACTTAAGAACAACTATTCCTTTAAGCTATGACCAAAGACATGCTTTCAATTTAAGTATGGACTACAGATTTGATAGTGGTAAAGATTATAATGGACCAGTTTGGTTCAACAAGCAAGTATTGGCTAACGCTGGTGCTAACTTTATCATCATTGCTGGTTCGGGTACCCCTTATTCTAGACAATCTAATATTACACAAGATGGGGCTTTTGGAATAAACCAACGATCAACTTTAGATGGAAGTTTGAATGGTTCACGTAATCCATGGACAGTTAGAATTAACACAAAAATCAACAAAAGATTCTCCCTTGATGTCGGTCAATTGGATAATAAAAAGAAATTAGGGTTCAACGTTTACTTACAGGTACAAAACCTTTTGAATACAAAGAATGTTAGATCGGTTTACCGTGCAACAGGAAACCCTGATGATGATGGTTACCTATCTGATGCTTCAGCTCAGACAGATATTAACGCTCAGAATGACCCACAGTCATTTAGAGATATGTATATGATGAAGATTAACAACCCATCGAATTACAGCTTGCCAAGAATGGCACGTTTAGGAATAGAAATTAACTTTTAG